From Capra hircus breed San Clemente chromosome 1, ASM170441v1, whole genome shotgun sequence, the proteins below share one genomic window:
- the LOC102183637 gene encoding 39S ribosomal protein L1, mitochondrial codes for MEGEPEFDVYLKCLYPRQIYEVEKAVHLLKKFQVLDFINPKQGVYLDLTLDMTLGKKKKVEPFTSVLSLPYPFISEMIKVAVFTENASEIKIAEENGAAFAGGTNLIQKILDDEIQADFYVAVPEIMPELNPLRKKLRTRFPKFNRNSVGRDIPKMLELFKTGLEIKVDEERENFLETKIATLDMPSDQIAANLQAIINEVCRQRPLNLGPFVVRAFLRSSTSEGSLLKIEPLLPKEVETKESDKKGV; via the coding sequence ATGGAAGGGGAACCTGAATTCGATGTCTACCTAAAATGCTTATACCCAAGGCAGATATATGAGGTGGAAAAAGCTGTTCACTTACTTAAGAAATTTCAAGTTTTGGACTTTATAAATCCAAAGCAAGGTGTTTATCTTGATTTGACACTGGATATGACActggggaagaagaaaaaagtggaGCCATTTACCAGTGTTCTTAGTTTGCCATACCCATTCATTTCAGAAATGATTAAAGTTGCCGTATTTACAGAGAATGCATCAGAAATTAAAATAGCAGAAGAAAATGGAGCTGCATTTGCAGGAGGCACTAATCTCATTCAGAAGATTTTGGATGATGAAATTCAAGCAGATTTTTATGTAGCTGTTCCAGAAATAATGCCCGAGCTTAATCCATTAAGGAAGAAACTGAGAACAAGATTTCCTAAGTTTAATCGAAATTCTGTTGGCCGGGACATCCCCAAAATGCTTGAATTATTTAAAACTGGACTTGAAATTAAGGTAGATGAAGAAAGGGAGAACTTTCTGGAGACCAAAATAGCAACACTGGATATGCCAAGTGACCAGATAGCTGCCAATCTGCAAGCCATTATCAATGAAGTTTGTAGGCAAAGACCACTGAATTTGGGACCTTTTGTGGTACGTGCTTTCCTTCGAAGTTCAACAAGTGAAGGTTCGTTACTAAAAATCGAGCCATTGTTGCCTAAAGAAGTGGAAACCAAAGAAAGTGACAAAAAAGGTGTGTAA